A window of the Deltaproteobacteria bacterium genome harbors these coding sequences:
- a CDS encoding xanthine dehydrogenase family protein molybdopterin-binding subunit yields the protein MANFSVVGQSVFRKDAHQKVTGQVLHVGNIEMPGMLHVAVLRSPYAHARITRIEKSRAEKVPGVAVVLTGAEVAKMPGVDPHFGPAFRDQPILCVEKVCYIGDPVVAVAAVDRRTAEDALQLVEVDYEPLPTVLDVLDAAKPDSPLVHETHRPAKAFADLAHVKAGQKSNICYQFKLRSGDVDKAFAEADRVFEDTFSSPPAQHMPMEPHVTLVYLDEGQRINIWTASQTPSYVRTEISNTFGIPMNRIRVRIPYLGGGYGAKLYAKLEPLVTALALITRKPVQYALTREEEFLTITKHKVIAKIKTSIKNGEITGRKCEVYWDTGAYAEIGPRIVHKSGYTSAGPYRIPNVWIDSYCIYTNRVPAGAFRGFGVPQVIWAYDSQTDMIARALGADPLEFRMRYALNEGEAFATGTPVKSFGVKQALQEAADAVGISQPSVSPSKTKLRGKGIACGVKAVLTPSISGAIVMMNADGSVNVLSSTVEMGQGSETMMGQIVAEELGVSFDQVHIVQPDTDITPYDTITAGSRSTYHMGNAVRMAAGKVKAVLCEAVGKKLEVDPEDLVMQNNRVHVLGNEERGMSIGDAFLVKFGSAGTTITGEAICQPEAAPMDPETGQSEKCTEFWFPSATSVEVEVDTETGKIRLLQFYSVGDTGTAINPRHCEQQLLGSAITHLGLTLFEEMIFDEGQLVNGSLLDYQIASFKDLPDSFRPIIVQVPHETGPFGAKGVGETGTLTVSAAIANAIDDATGVRIRDLPITPERVLRALAEKFQ from the coding sequence ATGGCCAACTTTTCAGTTGTCGGACAATCGGTGTTTCGCAAAGACGCGCACCAGAAGGTGACCGGGCAAGTGTTGCACGTCGGTAATATCGAGATGCCCGGCATGCTCCACGTCGCCGTGTTGCGCAGTCCTTACGCTCACGCGCGGATCACGCGCATTGAAAAATCCCGCGCTGAAAAAGTTCCCGGCGTCGCCGTGGTTCTCACCGGCGCTGAAGTGGCGAAGATGCCGGGCGTCGATCCGCATTTCGGTCCGGCGTTTCGCGATCAACCGATTCTTTGCGTCGAAAAAGTTTGTTACATCGGCGATCCCGTGGTCGCGGTGGCGGCCGTCGATCGGCGCACGGCGGAAGATGCGCTGCAACTGGTCGAAGTCGACTATGAGCCGCTGCCGACGGTGCTCGATGTGCTCGACGCGGCGAAACCCGATTCGCCGTTAGTTCATGAAACTCATCGCCCGGCCAAGGCGTTCGCAGATCTCGCGCATGTGAAGGCTGGGCAGAAGTCGAATATTTGTTACCAGTTCAAACTACGCTCGGGTGATGTCGACAAGGCCTTTGCCGAAGCGGACCGCGTTTTCGAAGATACTTTCAGCTCGCCGCCGGCGCAGCATATGCCGATGGAACCGCATGTGACGCTGGTTTATTTAGACGAGGGGCAGCGCATCAACATTTGGACCGCGAGTCAGACGCCGTCATACGTGCGCACGGAAATTTCCAACACCTTCGGTATTCCGATGAATCGGATTCGCGTGCGTATTCCTTACTTGGGCGGCGGTTACGGCGCCAAGCTTTACGCCAAGCTGGAACCGCTGGTGACTGCCTTGGCACTGATTACCAGAAAGCCGGTGCAGTACGCGCTCACGCGCGAAGAAGAATTTCTCACCATCACCAAACATAAGGTCATCGCCAAGATCAAAACTTCGATTAAGAACGGCGAGATCACCGGGCGCAAGTGCGAGGTCTATTGGGACACGGGCGCCTACGCCGAGATCGGCCCTCGCATCGTGCACAAGTCCGGCTACACCTCCGCTGGGCCTTATCGTATTCCCAACGTCTGGATCGATTCCTACTGCATTTACACCAATCGCGTTCCTGCCGGCGCGTTCCGTGGTTTCGGCGTACCGCAGGTGATCTGGGCCTACGATTCGCAAACCGATATGATCGCCCGCGCCCTCGGCGCCGATCCGCTCGAGTTTCGCATGCGCTACGCGCTTAACGAAGGCGAAGCGTTCGCCACCGGTACGCCGGTGAAATCCTTCGGCGTCAAGCAAGCGCTGCAAGAAGCGGCCGACGCGGTCGGAATTTCCCAACCGAGCGTCAGTCCATCCAAGACCAAGCTGCGCGGCAAGGGCATCGCCTGCGGCGTCAAAGCGGTGCTGACGCCGTCGATCTCCGGCGCCATCGTCATGATGAACGCCGACGGCAGCGTCAACGTGCTCAGCAGTACCGTCGAGATGGGGCAGGGTTCGGAGACGATGATGGGGCAGATCGTCGCCGAAGAGCTGGGCGTGTCCTTCGACCAAGTTCACATCGTCCAACCCGACACCGACATCACGCCCTACGACACCATCACCGCCGGCAGTCGGTCGACCTATCACATGGGCAACGCCGTGCGTATGGCCGCCGGTAAAGTGAAAGCGGTGCTCTGCGAAGCGGTGGGCAAGAAGTTGGAAGTCGATCCGGAAGATCTAGTCATGCAAAACAATCGCGTTCACGTGCTTGGCAACGAAGAGCGCGGCATGTCGATCGGCGATGCGTTTTTAGTGAAATTCGGCAGCGCCGGCACGACGATCACCGGCGAAGCGATTTGCCAACCGGAAGCGGCGCCGATGGACCCGGAGACCGGACAGTCGGAAAAATGCACCGAGTTCTGGTTTCCGTCGGCGACTTCCGTCGAAGTCGAAGTTGACACTGAGACCGGAAAAATTCGCCTGTTGCAGTTCTACAGTGTCGGCGACACCGGCACGGCGATCAATCCGCGCCACTGCGAGCAGCAACTGCTCGGCTCGGCGATTACCCATTTAGGTTTGACGCTGTTCGAAGAGATGATTTTCGACGAAGGCCAGCTGGTGAATGGCTCGCTGCTCGACTACCAGATTGCGTCCTTTAAAGATTTACCTGACTCGTTCCGTCCGATCATCGTGCAGGTGCCGCATGAGACCGGACCCTTCGGCGCCAAAGGCGTCGGTGAGACCGGCACGCTGACGGTTTCGGCGGCCATCGCCAACGCGATCGACGACGCCACCGGCGTGCGCATTCGCGACTTGCCTATCACGCCGGAGCGGGTGCTAAGAGCGTTGGCGGAAAAGTTTCAGTGA
- a CDS encoding (2Fe-2S)-binding protein, whose protein sequence is MKREITLTINRRVESFTIDDADTLLDLLRERFKLWSVREGCGVGACGTCTVLLDGKPVSSCFLLAARAAGHEILTLEGLSDGETLHPIQQAWVEERALQCAYCTPGFVLSVKALLEENADPTDDEIREYLAGNLCRCAGYADILRAVRSAQKKLRA, encoded by the coding sequence ATGAAGCGTGAAATCACACTGACGATCAACCGGCGAGTTGAGAGTTTCACCATTGACGACGCCGACACTTTGTTGGACCTGTTGCGCGAGCGCTTTAAGTTGTGGAGCGTGCGCGAAGGCTGCGGGGTCGGCGCCTGCGGCACCTGCACCGTATTGCTCGACGGCAAGCCGGTGAGTTCGTGTTTTTTACTCGCGGCACGGGCTGCCGGACATGAGATCCTCACTCTCGAAGGCTTGAGCGACGGCGAAACGCTCCATCCGATTCAGCAAGCCTGGGTCGAAGAGCGCGCCCTGCAATGCGCCTATTGTACGCCGGGCTTCGTGCTCTCGGTCAAAGCGCTGCTTGAAGAGAACGCCGATCCCACCGACGATGAGATTCGCGAGTATCTCGCCGGCAATCTTTGCCGCTGTGCCGGCTACGCCGATATTCTGCGCGCGGTGCGCTCGGCGCAAAAAAAACTGCGCGCGTAA